The Acanthochromis polyacanthus isolate Apoly-LR-REF ecotype Palm Island chromosome 10, KAUST_Apoly_ChrSc, whole genome shotgun sequence genome includes the window gaaaaataaacagcttgCAAAAATGATAAGATAATGCTGTCAGAGATGCTTTCCAACAGAAGCTTGTAATTATGGGGGCGTGCTGGAGCGGCGTAAAAAGCAGGAGGAAACATCTAATTTCAGAACAGCTGCTCTCATGATTTATTTCCTGTCTTTGCTCTTAGTGCCTCCTTAAACGGGCCCCTTGTCCTCTCACCTGCTTCCACGGCTTTGACGTACTCTAGAATGATCTTCACTCGGCTGTGGAGCATCTTTATCGCACTGTGCTGGGCTATGAGATGTTCAGCAACTATCACAGaagacagaaatgcaaaaatatcaaaGTTAAAACCTGCTCAGATTGGTTTCAGCATAAATAACAATTTCTATTGTCAGGCAAGTCACGGAAAAGCAACTGACTGAAGTTTGCTTCTTGTAGGCATAAAGGAACACTTCTGTTTAACATTTGACTGTCTTGTCCAtgtgtttattttcctgttttattacTGTGTAAACTGAACTAATTTTGTGACATTGTGCTCTACAAAACAGTGAACTTAAGACATTTGCGATATTTCATTAGTCAGAACACCAACAGTGAAACTGAACTAACCCTAGCAGAAAGAATATTTCAGTTTCTTTCGCATTTCTCATGAGGTGGGAATAAGAGTTAACAGACCACCTTTTATGTGTTACTGTTCAGTAAACAACATTGATTTAGAAACTATTTTCTAATGCAAATGATTTACAGCTACTAGGAGACTGGGAAACGCATGAATTCACTCACTTCACTGTGTTCAGTTCTTAAAAGCTACCAGTATTAGCGTCAGTCTGTCTTACCTGTTGAGTTTTCTCCGGTGCCGGTGGCCGTCATTCGAGCTACATGATCGACACCGATTCTCTCTGCTTCCTCTGTTGCCAACGTGTACGTAAGTTCAGCAAACAACATGGTAGCCTGaggaaatatttacaacaaaacaattattCATGGGAAAATAAGTTACTGATGCAGGAAATAAAAAGTAGATCAAATTAGACAGGAACGCTACCTCGCCATTGATGATGTCAATCACAGATTCATAAACGCTAACAGGAAGCTGAAGGAGAAAAGGACACTTTGTTGAGAGCAGCTGTATTTAAACACATTACTGTATCATTGTCACATTGTTGGAGTGAAAGTGCAGATGAACTCACATCGGTGTGTTTGGTCATTGGGTTGAGCTTAAGGAAGAGAGGGCTCTCAATGATCTCGCACACCTGACAGGGAGTAGACAAATGACACtaagcaaatgtacaaaatcagAAATAACCATCAGGCTGTGTGCTATTCTCCTGCATTTGTACACAGGATTGTAAGACAACACTTAAAGTATTAAAAGCTTTAAATTAGTAAATTGAATCTCTCTGGCCATAAATTAATTACAAAATATAAGCCATACTAAATATACTTTCTGTTATTCgtttttatagtcattttttgtGCTTGTGTATATCCAGCCAACTGAGATCACACAGATTAGCGGTCACGTGCCACTGGTTAGTCTTCAGTGTTTGCCTACCTGCTTGTGAATGTGGATATCTGACGGGTCTGGGGGACCGCCTGTTGTGTACCAACCCAAGAACTCCATGTCTTTGAAGACCTGTTTGACTGAGAGAcaagaagacattttaaagaaaaactactAATAATTAATTAACTAGTTCATCAATTTATCAATGGCTTAACAACTTGATCTGATGTTCTTGGTAAAGTGTAAAGTCAACTCCCATGGCATGTTTTACCCATTTTAACTTACAAATGGAGCTTAACAGTGTAACTGTCATTTTTGGTAACTCAAGCAAGGACAAAGCAGAAGTGTTTACAATCAAATTAGAAAAAGCTAATCTGTGAACTGATCTTCCGAATGACGCTTGCTGCCAGTATTGCTAAACAAATCTTTTGCATTCTTTCAAcagaactggaaaaaaaacagcaccgTCGTGTTACAGACTGGACAACATTTAGTAGCGTCAGTcataacagaaaaatacacacaaatagaGGTACACTCTTGTGCTTGACACTTGAAAACTGCTTACACTGTTCCTCCTTAGTGTAGTAGTACTCCTTATCAATGTGTACTCTGTCGTCTATGGTGTGAGACAGCAGCTCAAAGGAGTTCATCACCTCAATGTTTCTACCCTCCTGTTTCCCGATCAGAGCACCAATCACTAAagcaggaagaaaacaaacatcatcGTCAACAACATCTGCTGAAATTGACGTATTTAATGACACAACACCTGAGCCCAACGTGACAGAAAGCGACAGTACACTGTCAGCTACATGCCTGGTATTGTGATACATACCCTGCATTGGTCGCCCCTCTTGCGAGCGGATGCGTATCCAGTGATCAGATATGTTGAGGATAACCAGAGGGTGTAAGGCAACAGAAACGCTCCCTGTGACCCCTGAGGCCATGACACTGGGGCTGGCTACaatcaaacagagacacaaacaagatgGGCTTCAATACTACAACAACTACAGTCGGGCCGGAACTTGTGTCATATAGTCAGACTGTTCTCGAGTGTTGACACAGCGCTTTGTGGAACAGTGTGGCTGCACTGCATTATGATTTTGATGCAGaggaattaaaaaaatgctctgCTTTGTTTCTACGTCTTTTGCCCATTTACAGTTGTCTTGGGTGGGGTAACAACAGGATGATGCAACGGAGGTCACCCAAAACTGTTTTGGTGAACCATATTTATCCTGGGAGATGAGCAAAGTCATGAAAATGGATaactcattgaaaaaaacttgcAGAACTGCTTTATTTCACAATCCAGACGTTTGACAAAACTTGAAATTTCCAGTGTGTGTCGCTGCCTTGAGGTTCTGGATGTTCCCTGTAGTGAATGTGATGATGAAAGAAGTAACATAGagacagcagaagaagaaaagaaatgccaACTTTAACCTGTAATCTACAGCCTATGAGTCCGACTAGtctgcaactaacaattatttACATATTGTGGGTTAATCTGTTGCTTATTTTCTTGATCTGCCAGCAAGTCGTTTAAGCTATAAAATGTCGGAAAATGGTGACAAACATTAAAGTGTTAAAAGGAagctttttttcttgccactgtcgccttagggcttgctctgggggttcaggcatatgggttctgtaaagcatcttgagagaATTTGATCTGTAACTggagctatataaataaaactgaattgaattaaagTCCAAGATGAAACCCTCAAATGTCTACTTTTGTCCACAATCCCAAAATATTCAGGATACAGTCATATGTGAgttgaaaaattaaaatattcacaTATTAACAACTGCAATCAACGAATTGAGAATTTAtttctttctgaaaatgttttatcttaattgattattaaaatagttAGTGATTAATCTAATAATTGACACCCAACTACGTAATCCTTAGGGCAATAAACAGCAATGATTATATGGCAACAATCCATCAAAGATTCAAAACAATTACTGGCtgcaaaccagacaaaaaaagagacgtGAAGAAGTACAGCAGCCAGTAGTGTAGCCAaagatataaataataatatttatacacatatatttaaaaaaatcccttcaTGTATCTGACAGTTGTTCAAATGCACCCCACTACAAAAATgcttacaaaaataaaagccatcaTAAACCTACATGAAGATGTTTATTTTGATTCTGAATGCTGAGATACAGACAGGCCGGTAGATCGGTTCATCTCATGGTCAAGACCAGCCCTAATTTGAGCTTTGCTTGTTGTTACACATAAACAATACTGTTTTCGTCAAACCCATCTACGCAGGTATATTTAAGTTCACATTGCCGATTTAAACTCCAATCACAGAACAGAGGAGAAAACTGGATCCAAAGTAATGAATGCATTGACAGGTTTACAGCAGAGCCGTGAACGTTAACCCGCTTATGTCAGCAGGCTCGCTACCTACTGTCTCTAACACCACGAAGTCGTCACTTACAACCACTCACAGCACGAATACACAATACATGCGCCAAACTGCACACAATTTCATGTCAATATTAGGCAGAAATTGCGAGATAAGTGATAAATACTCGCCTGCCCCATCCACTTCCATTCCTCCACCATTGCTGGTCGCCATCTTGTCCGGTAAACCGCGCAGGCGCAGTGGGCTGTACACCTAACGAACGTTAGGTGGCAACATCTCTTGGTCGGGATGTTTTGAAGTAAACTCTAACCCAAAGTTATCCTTGTATATTCCCTAAATGTTAACAgaaataaagattatttttgAAGGAGACAAACTTTACTCAGCACGAGGAAGTAAATTTGCCTGAAGCTTCATTCCGCCACTCGGTCCTACAGTCAGTGTGCGGCTGTTTCCTGGGGATCGCTGATCTAGGCGCAACCCGTGTGCGCCCGGATATTAGTCCGTGTGTAAGGTTTAAGAGTTTTGTTTACAAAATGGATGAATTCAAAGCCTGTAATCTGGACTACTTTCCcgaaaacattttaattgatGTGTTGTCGTATCTGAGTGTACGAGAGCTGGTCAGAGCTGGGAGGTAAGAAGATGTAACTTCACTGTCAACATTATTCGCCTTTTACAACTAAAAACTCAACCAGGTCTTCCTTTGTTGTGTCTCTCGTCGCAAGATGAAgttatttgtcatttgttgCGGTGTTTTTAGAGTGTGTAAGAGATGGAGGCGCCTTGTTAAAGACCAAAGACTGTGGAGAGTTGTCGACCTGACTGCATGGAAAGGGGTAAGAATGTTACTGGAAATGTggctttttcttttcagttgtcTTGTCTCACAGAGGTGTGGTGCGTTTTTATTGAGTGAATACAGCAAAATCACatttacacaataaaaatatgtattctGATAAAATATCTGTACAAATTATATACTGCAAATATATGAAAATCATGTACTAGCAACACTTGTAACAACGGGAAAAGCTTTAGAGATGTATTTGGTCATAAAGACTAAGAGAGTCAGTGATCAGTTAGACCAGAACACAAGTCAGCAACTATGTGTAACTATGGGCTTGTGATTTAACGTCATCACTGACATCAAATCCAGTCACTTCCTTGGCACTGGGAGTGTTGCAAGGCTCACCCTGCAGGCTAACCATTAGATATGTCTCTGACAGGGAAATGTATTTGTATaagtaaaaaaacacacacacataacagaCAATCACAGGCCTTATTCATCCCAAAACGGGCTCGTCATATACTTCACTGCTGGGCCAGTTGTAACTGAGACCACACAAAATTTACTTGTTGATCGAGCTGACATGCAGGTCAGGTCTCAGTACTACTAGGGATTAAGGCTATTGATTGGCTGCATCAGTTCAAAATAAGGAAGTGAGAACAATAGACAGCTGAGATGCACTCTGGGTATTTTCAGTCCGCAGCCATGCATGGCCGGCTAGACAAACTAAAACAAGCAAATCATACAAACAAAACCTTAAAAAGAACAGTAGGAGACAGTGTTAGCAGGCTGAGCAATCACTGCAAAAAACACCGACaacaaaaatgctaaatttaGTGTCCGACGTGATTAAGCGATTTCAgcacaaaatataaacatttctgGCACCCCAGTTAAAAACCACAATGAACCTGTAGTATATTATTCTTATGTAACTGTTGTTTTGACATCTCTAATGCACAACAGAAAAGTAAGATTCTCAAAAAATGGTACATGGCCGTTAGTGCAATGTCCAAAGACATACAACTGTTAAAAATGCACATCCACACAAAATTCGATGAAACAAACTATGGCCTATCTTTTCTTACCGATTCCTCTCTCAGTCAAAGAGCAGACAGCAGAAACCACAGCTACTTACAGTGTCGTTTTGGCAGGTTTCTAACTGCTCTCAGGGTTCAGGTTAGGCTTTGGTATTGTTAATTCATTACACACTCATCAATATCCACCTTGCACTTCCATCTTTTCTTGGCAAGTATGCATTTCTCTATTGTATGCTTTTAGTTTGTGCTGTATTTctgttaaatacattttaatgtaaAGCTATTTGAAATGACTTTGTGTATGAAATGCAAATAAACTAAAAGCCTCTTTTGATGACATACAAGCTGTCTGGCTGTGCAGTTATTGACAGAAACTGTTTCTCTGTTGCCTCCCGTCTCCCACCCTTAGCACGCACATATTCATGAACTGTCCTCTGTGTGTTAGGTGACATCCCGCATCCTTTGGGTCCTGCTGCGTCAGTACCTGGGTTGTGGACTAAGGTGCCTTCGATTGCGCGGTTTGCTGCTCTCTGCCCGAGCCGGCACCTTTCTCTCTGAGTCTTGGCTCAAAGCTTTGACCACAAAATGCCCTCGCCTGAGTAAGCTCTATCTACTGCATGCAGACCTGAGAAGCCTCCCCAATTGCCAGATCCTGCCTCCATCTTTACAGGTGCTGGAGCTG containing:
- the cops6 gene encoding COP9 signalosome complex subunit 6, which gives rise to MATSNGGGMEVDGAASPSVMASGVTGSVSVALHPLVILNISDHWIRIRSQEGRPMQVIGALIGKQEGRNIEVMNSFELLSHTIDDRVHIDKEYYYTKEEQFKQVFKDMEFLGWYTTGGPPDPSDIHIHKQVCEIIESPLFLKLNPMTKHTDLPVSVYESVIDIINGEATMLFAELTYTLATEEAERIGVDHVARMTATGTGENSTVAEHLIAQHSAIKMLHSRVKIILEYVKAVEAGEVPFNHEILREANALCHRLPVLSTTKFKTDFYDQCNDVGLMAYLGTITKTCNSMNQFINKFNVLYDRQGIGRRMRGLFF